In one window of Rhipicephalus microplus isolate Deutch F79 unplaced genomic scaffold, USDA_Rmic scaffold_42, whole genome shotgun sequence DNA:
- the LOC142787014 gene encoding uncharacterized protein LOC142787014 isoform X3, whose translation MGPTECKFDNVTAASARKAEFKRYFYDNATELPPLDLVGKFVNQRHLFQPAELDAMDVVKRNETWENQPV comes from the exons ATGGGACCAACCGAATGCAAGTTTGATAACGTTACTGCAGCATCGGCCCGAAAAGCTGAATTTAAAAGATATTTTTATGATAATGCTACCGA GTTGCCACCACTTGACCTAGTGGGAAAATTTGTCAACCAGAGGCATCTCTTCCAGCCTGCTGAATTAGATGCAATGGATGTTGTAAAGAGAAATG AAACCTGGGAGAATCAGCCAGTGTGA